In Bacillus kexueae, the following proteins share a genomic window:
- the udk gene encoding uridine kinase — MGKKPVVIGVAGGTGSGKTSVTKAIYEHFQGHSILMLEQDFYYKDQSHLPFEERLKTNYDHPLAFDNDLLIQHLEQLLKYEAIEKPVYDYALHTRSDEVIHVEPKDVIILEGILVLEDERLRNLMDIKLFVDTDADIRIIRRILRDIKERGRTIDSVIEQYVSVVRPMHNQFVEPTKRYADIIIPEGGQNHVAIDLMVTKIQTILEQNAIL, encoded by the coding sequence ATGGGGAAAAAGCCAGTAGTTATCGGAGTGGCCGGAGGAACAGGATCCGGAAAAACAAGTGTGACAAAAGCGATTTATGAGCACTTCCAAGGTCACTCGATTCTCATGCTTGAACAGGATTTTTATTATAAAGATCAAAGCCATTTACCTTTTGAAGAACGTTTAAAAACAAATTATGATCATCCGCTAGCTTTTGATAATGACCTATTAATTCAACATCTTGAACAACTTTTGAAATATGAGGCTATTGAAAAGCCTGTATATGACTATGCTTTACACACTCGATCTGATGAGGTCATTCACGTAGAGCCTAAAGATGTTATCATTCTTGAAGGGATCCTTGTTTTAGAGGATGAGCGCTTAAGAAACTTAATGGATATTAAATTATTTGTAGATACAGATGCAGATATTCGCATCATTCGCCGTATTTTACGTGATATTAAAGAGCGCGGCAGAACGATTGACTCAGTCATTGAGCAATATGTTTCTGTTGTTCGTCCAATGCATAACCAGTTTGTCGAGCCGACGAAACGATATGCCGACATTATTATTCCTGAAGGCGGGCAAAATCACGTTGCGATTGATTTAATGGTCACAAAAATTCAAACAATTCTTGAACAAAACGCTATTTTGTAA
- a CDS encoding peptidase U32 family protein, translating into MVAVKEPISKMIDGKRVIVKKPELLAPAGNLEKLKIAVMYGADAVFIGGQEYGLRSNADNFSIEEIAEGVQFANKYGAKIYVTTNIFAHNENMDGLDEYLVALEGAGVTGIIVADPLIIETCRKVAPKLEVHLSTQQSLSNWKAVQFWKEEGLERVVLARETSAEEIKEMKEKVDIEIEAFIHGAMCIAYSGRCTLSNHMTARDSNRGGCCQSCRWDYDLYEMMQNEEVPLYEEKDAPFAMSPKDLKLIESIPKMIELGIDSLKIEGRMKSIHYVATVVSVYRKVIDAYCADPDNFVFKKEWIEELDKCANRDTAPAFFEGVPGYQEQMYGNHSKKTTYDFVGLVLDYDEETKMVTLQQRNHFKPGEEVEFFGPEIDNFRTVIETIYDEDGNELDAARHPLQIVKFKVEQPVYPYNMMRKETR; encoded by the coding sequence ATGGTTGCCGTAAAAGAACCGATTTCCAAAATGATTGATGGGAAACGTGTTATTGTGAAAAAGCCTGAGTTATTAGCACCTGCTGGTAATTTAGAAAAACTTAAAATTGCAGTTATGTACGGTGCTGACGCTGTATTTATTGGTGGACAAGAATACGGTTTACGTTCAAATGCGGACAACTTCTCAATCGAGGAGATTGCAGAGGGTGTTCAGTTCGCTAACAAATATGGAGCTAAAATTTACGTAACGACTAATATCTTTGCACATAACGAAAATATGGACGGACTTGACGAATATTTAGTAGCGCTTGAAGGAGCAGGGGTTACTGGGATTATCGTTGCCGATCCATTAATTATTGAAACGTGTCGTAAAGTTGCACCAAAACTTGAAGTACACTTAAGTACACAACAATCCTTGTCTAACTGGAAAGCTGTGCAATTTTGGAAGGAAGAAGGACTTGAGCGTGTAGTACTAGCGCGCGAAACAAGCGCTGAAGAAATTAAAGAGATGAAGGAAAAAGTGGATATCGAAATTGAAGCTTTTATCCATGGTGCGATGTGTATTGCCTATTCAGGCCGTTGTACGCTGAGTAATCACATGACTGCCCGTGACTCGAACCGTGGTGGGTGCTGTCAATCTTGTCGTTGGGACTATGATTTATATGAAATGATGCAAAATGAAGAAGTTCCTTTATATGAAGAGAAAGATGCTCCGTTTGCAATGAGCCCAAAAGATTTAAAATTAATTGAGTCGATTCCAAAAATGATTGAGCTCGGTATCGATAGTTTAAAAATTGAAGGACGAATGAAGTCAATCCACTACGTGGCGACAGTTGTAAGTGTTTATCGAAAAGTGATTGATGCGTATTGTGCAGATCCTGACAACTTCGTCTTTAAAAAAGAATGGATTGAAGAGTTGGATAAATGCGCGAACCGCGATACAGCTCCAGCGTTTTTCGAAGGAGTTCCGGGTTACCAAGAGCAAATGTACGGAAATCATAGCAAGAAGACAACTTATGATTTCGTAGGACTTGTCCTTGATTATGATGAAGAGACGAAAATGGTTACACTTCAGCAACGCAATCATTTTAAACCAGGAGAAGAAGTCGAATTCTTCGGGCCGGAAATCGATAATTTTAGAACGGTTATCGAAACAATCTATGATGAAGATGGAAATGAACTAGATGCAGCTCGTCATCCGTTACAAATTGTTAAATTTAAGGTTGAACAGCCTGTTTACCCATACAACATGATGCGAAAGGAGACCAGGTGA
- a CDS encoding peptidase U32 family protein, with translation MKKPELLVTPTCVDDIKPLIDAGADAFIIGEQRFGLRLAGEFDREAVKEAIHIAHEHGKKVYVAMNALFHNDKVEDIEDYMKFLNTVKPDAIVFGDPAVLMIAREFACDIKLHWNTETTATNWYACNYWGRKGAKRAVLARELNMDAIIETKENAEVEIEVQVHGMTCMFQSKRSLVGNYFEYQGKVMEIQNKKYQKNMFLHDKERNNKYPIFEDENGTHIMSPNDICIIDELGEMIDAGIDSFKIDGVLKSPEYIVEVTKKYRLAIDTYIEDQDRYDDIKEELVEEIEAIQPPNRPLDTGFFFKETVY, from the coding sequence ATGAAAAAACCAGAATTGCTAGTAACGCCTACATGTGTAGACGATATCAAACCTTTAATCGATGCAGGTGCAGATGCATTCATTATTGGTGAACAACGATTTGGACTTCGTTTAGCTGGAGAATTCGATCGTGAGGCGGTAAAAGAAGCGATTCATATTGCACATGAACACGGCAAGAAAGTCTATGTTGCTATGAATGCCCTCTTCCATAACGACAAGGTGGAAGACATTGAAGACTACATGAAGTTTTTAAATACGGTGAAGCCAGATGCGATTGTTTTCGGTGATCCGGCTGTACTTATGATTGCGAGAGAGTTCGCGTGTGATATTAAGCTTCACTGGAACACAGAGACAACAGCGACGAACTGGTATGCTTGTAATTACTGGGGCCGTAAAGGAGCTAAGCGTGCCGTTTTAGCTCGTGAATTAAATATGGATGCGATTATTGAAACGAAAGAGAACGCGGAAGTTGAAATTGAAGTGCAAGTTCATGGCATGACATGTATGTTCCAATCAAAGCGTTCGTTAGTAGGGAACTATTTTGAATATCAAGGTAAAGTAATGGAAATTCAGAACAAAAAATATCAAAAGAATATGTTCCTACACGACAAAGAACGAAACAATAAGTATCCGATTTTTGAGGACGAAAACGGTACTCATATCATGAGTCCAAACGACATTTGTATCATTGACGAATTAGGAGAAATGATAGACGCAGGCATTGATAGCTTTAAAATTGATGGGGTCTTAAAATCTCCAGAATATATTGTTGAAGTGACAAAGAAGTATCGACTTGCGATTGATACTTACATTGAAGACCAAGACCGATACGACGACATAAAAGAGGAACTTGTGGAAGAAATTGAAGCAATTCAACCACCAAACCGACCTCTTGATACAGGTTTCTTCTTTAAAGAAACGGTGTACTAA
- the greA gene encoding transcription elongation factor GreA — MAEEKVYPMTEAGKEKLEQELEYLKTVKRKEVVERIKIARSFGDLSENSEYDSAKEEQAFVEGRITTLETMIRNAKIIEEDTENSSVVSLGKSVTFVELPDGEEETYTIVGSAEADPFEGRISNDSPMAKSLIGKQIGDEVTVQTPGGDMVVKIVDVK, encoded by the coding sequence ATGGCAGAAGAGAAAGTATACCCTATGACCGAAGCGGGGAAGGAAAAGCTTGAGCAAGAATTAGAATACTTAAAAACAGTTAAAAGAAAAGAAGTTGTAGAGCGAATTAAAATTGCGCGCTCTTTCGGAGATTTATCCGAGAACTCCGAGTACGATTCTGCGAAGGAAGAGCAAGCATTTGTAGAAGGGCGTATTACTACATTAGAAACGATGATTCGCAATGCGAAAATTATTGAAGAAGATACGGAAAATAGCTCCGTTGTTTCATTAGGGAAATCGGTTACATTTGTTGAGCTTCCAGATGGAGAAGAAGAAACGTATACAATTGTTGGTAGCGCTGAAGCAGATCCATTTGAAGGACGCATTTCAAACGATTCTCCAATGGCGAAAAGCTTAATTGGAAAGCAAATTGGTGATGAAGTAACTGTTCAAACTCCTGGTGGAGATATGGTAGTTAAAATTGTCGATGTAAAATAA